A stretch of Natronococcus sp. CG52 DNA encodes these proteins:
- a CDS encoding DUF7563 family protein — translation MVSANFVRVFGDNRGHLEGCVHCLSSAELTGTTDENEYLSSLSRVRSQAPLPPQTE, via the coding sequence ATGGTCTCGGCGAATTTCGTCCGCGTATTTGGCGACAATAGGGGCCACCTCGAGGGATGTGTGCACTGTCTCAGTTCGGCAGAACTCACCGGAACGACCGACGAGAACGAGTATCTGTCCTCTCTCTCGCGAGTGCGATCGCAGGCACCGCTCCCGCCGCAGACGGAGTGA